Proteins from a genomic interval of Thermococcus sp.:
- a CDS encoding 50S ribosomal protein L39e yields the protein MSRYKPLAKKLRLAKAYKQNRRIPVWVIVKTNRKVLTHPKRRHWRRTKLKE from the coding sequence ATGTCAAGGTACAAGCCACTTGCCAAGAAGCTCAGGCTCGCGAAGGCTTACAAACAGAACAGACGCATTCCGGTCTGGGTTATAGTCAAGACGAACAGAAAAGTTCTCACCCACCCGAAGAGGAGACACTGGAGGAGGACCAAGCTCAAGGAGTGA
- a CDS encoding transcription initiation factor IIB gives MSGKRVCPVCGSTEFIYDPSRGEIVCKVCGYVIEENVVDEGPEWRAFDPSQREKRARVGAPESILLHDKGLSTDIGIDRSLTGLMREKMYRLRKWQSRLRVSDAAERNLAFALSELDRIASQLKLPRHVEEEAARLYREAVRKGLIRGRSIEAVIAACVYAACRLLKVPRTLDEIADISRVDKKEIGRSFRFIARHLNLTPKKLFVKPTDYVNKFADELGLSEKVRRRAIEILEEAYKRGLTSGKSPAGLVAAALYIAGLLEGEKRTQREVAEVARVTEVTVRNRYKELVEKLNLKIPL, from the coding sequence GTGAGCGGGAAGAGAGTATGTCCCGTGTGCGGCTCAACTGAATTCATTTACGACCCCAGCAGGGGTGAAATAGTCTGTAAGGTTTGCGGTTATGTAATCGAGGAGAACGTGGTCGACGAGGGGCCGGAGTGGAGGGCCTTCGACCCCAGCCAGAGGGAGAAGAGGGCCCGCGTTGGGGCTCCTGAAAGCATACTGCTTCACGACAAGGGTCTTTCAACGGACATAGGAATAGACCGCTCCCTCACTGGTTTAATGAGGGAGAAGATGTACAGGCTTAGAAAGTGGCAGTCTCGCTTGAGGGTCAGCGACGCCGCCGAGAGGAACCTTGCCTTTGCCCTGAGCGAGCTCGACAGGATAGCGAGCCAGCTGAAACTTCCAAGGCACGTTGAAGAGGAAGCGGCAAGGCTCTATAGAGAGGCGGTGAGAAAGGGCCTCATAAGGGGTCGCTCGATTGAAGCCGTTATAGCGGCCTGTGTCTACGCCGCGTGCAGGCTTTTGAAGGTTCCGAGAACCCTCGATGAGATTGCCGACATTTCCCGTGTTGACAAGAAGGAAATCGGCAGGAGTTTCCGCTTCATAGCCAGACACCTGAACCTGACTCCAAAGAAGCTCTTCGTGAAGCCTACCGATTATGTCAACAAGTTCGCAGACGAGCTCGGCCTGAGCGAAAAAGTGAGGAGAAGGGCAATAGAGATACTTGAGGAGGCCTACAAGCGGGGTCTCACGAGCGGAAAGAGTCCCGCCGGTCTCGTAGCCGCGGCGCTCTACATAGCTGGTCTCCTAGAGGGGGAGAAAAGAACCCAGAGGGAAGTTGCAGAGGTTGCCCGCGTCACTGAGGTCACCGTAAGAAACAGATATAAAGAACTCGTGGAAAAGCTCAACCTCAAGATACCGCTTTAG
- a CDS encoding 50S ribosomal protein L31e → MIKPGEEVIFVVPIRKIKKRVPRWKRAPRAARFVREWIARHAKAEEVKLDPAVNEKLWERGAEKPPNKLRVKVVVEEVDGKRVAKVSLA, encoded by the coding sequence ATGATTAAGCCCGGTGAGGAAGTCATATTCGTCGTTCCCATCAGGAAGATAAAGAAGCGCGTTCCGCGCTGGAAGAGAGCACCAAGAGCGGCCCGCTTCGTCCGCGAGTGGATAGCGAGGCACGCCAAGGCCGAGGAGGTCAAGCTCGACCCCGCCGTTAACGAGAAGCTCTGGGAGCGCGGAGCGGAGAAGCCACCCAACAAGCTCCGCGTTAAGGTCGTCGTGGAGGAAGTTGACGGCAAGAGGGTCGCGAAGGTTTCCCTCGCCTGA
- a CDS encoding asparagine synthase-related protein, translating to MRVYHLYSGGKDSSLGAWILDRLGYDVELVTVSFGILDNWKYARETAERLGFRHRVVYLPEEILENACEIAIKDGHPNNAIQFIHERALETLASMPEVERISDGTRRDDRVPYLDLPKARSLEDRFSVAYIRPLLGLGYKTIRELTERLFVVEIRESEELEKADYEVELRHLIRKRGIDPLEIFPKRHYQSRVLWWRKEIRAQG from the coding sequence ATGAGGGTTTACCACCTTTACTCCGGCGGAAAGGACTCCAGTTTGGGTGCGTGGATTTTAGATAGACTTGGCTACGATGTGGAACTCGTAACGGTGAGCTTTGGCATCCTCGATAACTGGAAGTACGCGAGGGAAACGGCCGAGAGGCTGGGCTTCAGGCACAGGGTCGTCTACCTTCCCGAAGAAATCCTTGAGAATGCCTGTGAGATAGCTATAAAGGACGGCCACCCCAACAACGCCATCCAGTTCATCCACGAGAGGGCTCTGGAAACACTCGCCTCAATGCCGGAAGTCGAGAGGATAAGCGACGGCACTAGGAGAGACGACAGGGTTCCATATCTGGATTTGCCCAAGGCGAGGTCCTTGGAGGACCGCTTTAGCGTAGCTTACATAAGACCCCTCCTCGGCCTCGGCTACAAGACGATACGCGAGCTGACCGAGAGGCTTTTCGTCGTCGAAATCCGGGAGAGCGAGGAGCTCGAAAAAGCGGACTACGAGGTCGAGCTACGGCACCTCATCAGGAAGAGGGGAATAGACCCCCTGGAGATATTCCCAAAGAGACACTACCAGTCGAGGGTTCTATGGTGGAGAAAAGAAATCAGAGCTCAAGGCTGA
- the rpl18a gene encoding 50S ribosomal protein L18Ae: MEVKVYRVKGIFQRGKLKQPFTKEYRALKPEHVEELVYSEIGSKHRVPRTKIWIESIEEISPEEAENPVVRRLSLEL, translated from the coding sequence ATGGAGGTCAAGGTTTACCGCGTAAAGGGAATCTTCCAGAGGGGTAAGCTCAAGCAGCCCTTCACCAAGGAGTACAGGGCTCTAAAGCCGGAGCACGTGGAGGAGCTCGTTTACTCCGAGATTGGGAGCAAGCACCGCGTTCCAAGAACCAAGATATGGATTGAGAGCATCGAGGAAATAAGCCCGGAAGAGGCTGAAAATCCCGTGGTTAGAAGGCTCAGCCTTGAGCTCTGA
- a CDS encoding 30S ribosomal protein S19e, translating into MATVYDVPGDLLVERVAEKLKEIEEIKPPEWAKFVKTGRHKERLPEQDDWWYYRVASILRKVYIDGPVGIERLRTWYGGRKNRGHAPEHFYKAGGSIIRKALQQLEQAGFVQKVPGEGRVITPKGQSFLDKIATELKKELEEQIPELKKY; encoded by the coding sequence ATGGCGACTGTCTATGACGTTCCCGGTGACCTGCTCGTTGAGAGGGTCGCTGAAAAGCTCAAGGAGATTGAGGAGATAAAGCCCCCGGAGTGGGCCAAGTTCGTCAAGACCGGAAGGCACAAGGAAAGACTCCCTGAGCAGGACGACTGGTGGTACTACCGCGTTGCAAGCATACTCAGGAAGGTCTACATAGACGGCCCCGTCGGAATCGAGAGGCTTCGCACCTGGTACGGTGGCAGGAAGAACCGCGGACACGCCCCCGAGCACTTCTACAAGGCCGGAGGAAGCATCATCAGGAAGGCACTCCAGCAGCTTGAACAGGCCGGTTTCGTCCAGAAGGTTCCGGGAGAGGGAAGGGTTATAACTCCCAAGGGCCAGAGCTTCCTCGACAAGATAGCCACCGAGCTCAAGAAGGAGCTTGAGGAACAGATTCCGGAGCTCAAGAAATACTGA
- the fen gene encoding flap endonuclease-1, whose protein sequence is MGVQIGELIPRKEIELESLYGKKVAIDAFNAMYQFLSTIRQRDGTPLMDSKGRITSHLSGFFYRTINLMEAGIKPAYVFDGEPPAFKKRELEKRREAREEAEEKWHEALERGDIEEAKKYAMRATRLNQTLIEDAKKLLQLMGVPVVQAPSEGEAQAAYMAQKGDVYASASQDYDSLLFGTPRLVRNLTITGRRKLPGKNVYVEVKPELIVLDEVLKELGIDREKLIELAILVGTDYNPGGIKGIGPKKALTIVKRSKNPLKKYQKESDVDLYAIKEFFLNPPVTDEYSLKWREPDEEGILKFLCDEHDFSEERVKNGLERLKKAVKAGKQRTLESWFR, encoded by the coding sequence ATAGAACTGGAGAGCCTCTACGGAAAAAAGGTCGCCATTGACGCTTTCAACGCCATGTACCAGTTCCTGTCAACGATAAGACAGCGAGACGGGACACCTCTAATGGATTCAAAGGGAAGGATAACCTCTCACCTGAGCGGATTCTTCTACAGAACGATTAACCTGATGGAGGCAGGTATAAAGCCAGCTTACGTCTTCGACGGCGAACCGCCGGCCTTCAAGAAAAGGGAGCTCGAAAAGAGGCGCGAGGCGAGGGAAGAGGCCGAGGAAAAGTGGCACGAGGCCCTCGAGAGGGGCGACATAGAGGAGGCCAAGAAGTACGCCATGAGGGCAACGAGGCTCAACCAGACCCTCATAGAGGACGCCAAGAAACTTCTCCAGCTCATGGGCGTCCCGGTTGTGCAAGCCCCGAGTGAAGGGGAAGCTCAAGCTGCGTATATGGCGCAGAAAGGGGACGTCTATGCCTCAGCGAGTCAGGACTACGATTCCCTGCTTTTTGGAACGCCGAGGCTCGTCAGGAATCTGACCATAACGGGAAGGAGAAAACTTCCGGGGAAGAACGTATACGTCGAGGTCAAGCCCGAGTTAATAGTTCTCGATGAGGTCCTCAAAGAGCTCGGCATAGACAGGGAGAAGTTAATTGAACTAGCTATTCTCGTTGGAACCGACTACAACCCGGGAGGAATTAAGGGTATCGGCCCGAAGAAGGCTTTAACGATAGTTAAACGCTCCAAAAACCCGCTCAAAAAATACCAGAAGGAGAGTGACGTTGACCTCTACGCGATAAAGGAGTTCTTCCTGAATCCTCCTGTGACTGACGAGTACTCTCTGAAATGGCGCGAGCCCGATGAGGAGGGAATCCTTAAGTTCCTCTGCGATGAACACGACTTCAGCGAGGAAAGGGTGAAGAATGGCCTTGAAAGACTGAAAAAGGCCGTAAAAGCCGGAAAGCAGAGAACCCTGGAGAGCTGGTTCCGCTAA
- a CDS encoding translation initiation factor IF-6, giving the protein MHIERLDFENSPYLGVYGFATDRVAIVREGLGEKKLDVLRDVLKVPLIETSIMKSRIVGIFTAGNSNALIVPWYIWDAELDTINARLKEEGIDMEVVPFKSRLTAFGNLILANDKGALVSKEFTREEARKIEDILGVPVERGVIADYTAVGSVGVVTNRGGLVHPEATDEELEWLSDLFKVEVYVGTANMGVPFVGSCMIANSHGVVVGHLTTGPEIVKIEEALGFLG; this is encoded by the coding sequence ATGCACATCGAGAGGCTCGATTTTGAGAACTCCCCCTACCTTGGAGTTTACGGTTTCGCCACTGACAGGGTAGCCATCGTTAGGGAGGGCCTTGGCGAGAAGAAGCTGGATGTCCTCAGGGATGTTTTGAAGGTTCCGCTCATCGAGACGAGCATCATGAAGTCGCGCATAGTGGGTATATTCACAGCAGGGAACTCCAACGCGCTAATCGTTCCATGGTACATCTGGGATGCCGAGCTCGACACCATAAACGCCCGGCTCAAGGAAGAAGGAATCGACATGGAAGTTGTCCCCTTTAAGAGCAGGCTCACCGCCTTTGGAAACCTCATTCTGGCCAATGACAAGGGTGCACTGGTCAGCAAGGAGTTTACAAGGGAGGAAGCAAGGAAAATAGAGGACATTCTCGGCGTTCCCGTCGAGAGGGGAGTCATAGCAGATTACACCGCCGTTGGGAGTGTCGGTGTTGTTACGAACAGGGGTGGCCTTGTCCATCCTGAGGCAACCGACGAGGAACTCGAGTGGCTTAGCGACCTATTCAAGGTTGAGGTCTACGTCGGAACAGCCAACATGGGAGTTCCCTTTGTCGGCTCGTGTATGATAGCCAACTCCCATGGCGTCGTTGTGGGACACCTCACGACCGGTCCCGAAATTGTGAAGATTGAAGAGGCCTTGGGCTTCCTCGGATAA
- a CDS encoding DNA-binding protein yields MAEDIEEIRKRKLMELQKKYLEQQKAQEEAIKQEMELQAQIDAIMRKILTPEARERLGRVKLVKPELARQVELVLVQLYQAGQIREPIDDAKLKRILAQIDARTRREFRIKW; encoded by the coding sequence ATGGCGGAGGACATAGAGGAGATTAGAAAGCGCAAGCTCATGGAGCTCCAGAAGAAGTACCTTGAACAGCAGAAGGCCCAAGAAGAAGCTATAAAGCAGGAGATGGAACTCCAGGCCCAGATTGATGCGATAATGAGGAAAATCCTAACTCCGGAAGCGAGGGAGAGACTCGGAAGGGTGAAGCTTGTGAAACCCGAACTCGCGAGACAGGTTGAACTCGTCCTCGTTCAGCTCTATCAGGCCGGCCAGATTAGGGAGCCAATAGACGACGCCAAGCTGAAGAGAATTCTGGCTCAAATAGATGCGAGGACCAGAAGGGAGTTCAGGATTAAGTGGTAG
- a CDS encoding YhbY family RNA-binding protein, translating into MEKRLPGKVRRALRARYYDIEPRAWIGKRGLEASVIEEINTQLEKDGVLKVEIRKGALISTGMDRKAIAERVAELTDSELIDVRGKRFILFKPREGWERYLRRLERKGRAKRREEPVRKVRLDIANFRKKFKKGRD; encoded by the coding sequence ATGGAAAAACGCTTACCCGGTAAGGTGAGGAGAGCCCTGCGCGCGAGATACTACGACATAGAACCGCGAGCGTGGATAGGTAAACGCGGTCTTGAAGCGAGCGTAATCGAGGAAATCAACACCCAGCTTGAAAAGGACGGCGTGCTCAAGGTGGAGATCAGGAAGGGTGCGCTCATCTCGACTGGAATGGACAGGAAGGCCATAGCTGAGAGGGTTGCTGAATTAACCGACAGCGAGCTCATCGATGTCAGGGGCAAAAGGTTTATATTGTTCAAACCGAGGGAAGGCTGGGAAAGGTATTTAAGGCGCCTTGAAAGAAAGGGAAGAGCCAAGAGGCGGGAGGAACCCGTCCGTAAAGTCAGGCTCGATATCGCTAACTTCAGGAAGAAGTTTAAGAAGGGGAGGGATTGA